A genomic window from Planctomycetia bacterium includes:
- a CDS encoding N-acetyltransferase, translating to MSSTRVLLSADNQIAGFYTLAMNQVDVSELPEDIARHLPKRLLPVAVLAWMGVDLKFRGQLLGRGLVAQAIRTCHEGGRTFPFVALLIDCLNPSVKAFYQRWNFREAPGQPMRLFLSAAELAALVE from the coding sequence TTGTCGTCGACGCGCGTGCTGTTATCGGCCGACAACCAAATCGCCGGCTTCTACACACTTGCGATGAACCAGGTCGATGTCAGCGAACTGCCCGAGGATATTGCCCGACACCTTCCCAAGCGACTACTTCCCGTCGCCGTATTGGCATGGATGGGCGTCGACTTGAAGTTTCGTGGCCAACTACTGGGTCGAGGGCTGGTCGCGCAGGCAATTCGCACTTGCCATGAGGGCGGCCGAACTTTTCCATTTGTCGCCCTTCTGATCGACTGCCTGAACCCTTCTGTGAAAGCCTTCTACCAGCGCTGGAATTTCCGTGAAGCGCCCGGGCAACCCATGCGGCTATTCCTCAGTGCCGCGGAGTTGGCGGCACTGGTTGAGTAG